GGCCTTGCGGACGATCGTGCCCATGCGGGTGCCCTGTTCTAGGGCGATATAAGGCACCGCGCGCAGATCCTCCGGGGTGATTGCGGCTTTCGCGGCCAGCGGATGGTCTGGGCGCATGACGCACACCATGTTCCCGGCGAAGAACGTTTCGGAATCGAGACCCCGATCATCGTCCAGGCCCATGACAAAGCCGAGCTCCGCCGTGCCGTTCTCGACGCTCTCGACGACGTTCTCGAAGCGCCGCACATCGAAGGAAACCCGCACCTTCGGGCGCTTGGCGAGGTAGTTGCGCAGCGCCGACGGGATGACGCCATAGCCCAGCGGCGGCGTGGCGATGATGCGGATATGGCCGGCGCGATTCTCCTTGATGTCCTGCAGCTTTGCCTCGAAGGCGGCATGCAGGCTGAAGATCGGGTCCGAATCCTTGTAGAGCATGCGTGCTTCGGCCGTCGGGAACAGCCGGTTGTTGACGCGCTCGAACAGCGGGAAGCCGACCTGGCTTTCGAGATGCTTGATCGCGTTGCTGACCGCCGGCTGCGACAGGCCGAGTTCATGCGCCGCGCGAACCGTCGTCTCGCAGCGGACGACGGCGCGCAGAAGCTCGATCTGGCGAAGGTTCATATGCCCGCTCCGAATAGAGTGGCCCCACTCTATTCGCTCCGCAAATCATATGCCAGCTTCAGGCCCAGCGCAGGCTCGGCGGAGCAAGCTCGTCCATGGAGCGCCCGGCCCAGTCTAGCGACGAGGCCTTGGCGAGCGCGCGCCGCTGCGCGGCTTCGAGCCCCTCGGAGGCCGCCGGGTAGTCCATGGTCACGACCTTGCCATCGGCGACGATCTGCTTGCCCTGCACGAAGACATGGGCGACGGCGCGGTCGGCTGCGGCGTTGACGAGGCTCTTCAGCGGGTCGCGGGTCGGGCGCATCATCGGGTGGGTCAGGTCGACCATGACGAGGTCTGCCTGGGCGCCCGTCGCCAGCCGGCCGATATCGTCCCGCCCGAGCAGCTTCGCCCCGCCCAGCGTCGCAGCGCGGAAGACCTGTCCCGTCGTCACCACCGCATGGCTTTCGCCGGTGATGCGCGCATAGACGCCGGCATGGCGCAATTCCTCCAGCATGTTGTGCGGGAAGCTGTCGGTGCCGATGCCGATATTGACCCCGGCCTTCAGATAGCGGCCGAGGTCGCGCAGCGTGAAACCGCGCCGGCCGAAGACGGTTGGGCAATGGGCCACCGAGGTGCCGGTCTCGGCGAGGCGCGCGAGATCAGTGCAGGTCGGCCAGCGCACCCAGGGATGGTCGTCGAGGAAGATGGCATGGGCAATCGAGGCGTTCGGCGCGAGGAAGCCGACGCTGTCCAGCCACTGGATCGGCGAAAGCCCGCTGCGGCGGACCATCTCGTGGAACTCGCTGATCGACTGGCCCGCATGGGTCTGGATCGGAATCTTGCGCTCGGCGGCGGCGGCGATCGAGGCGCGGAACAGCTCTTCCGTACAGGTGTCGATCTGGGCGGGGCAGGCGAGGCCGGATAGCCGGCCGGATTCATGGGCGAGGGCGGCGTCGATGACCTTGAAGGCCTCCTCCATCGCCTTGCGGCCGGCGGCATCGTCGAGCTCGTATTCGACGGTGTAGCCGTTGCGGGTGAACCAGCGGCCATTGCGGTACATCGGCGCCATCACCATGCGCAGGCCGCTTGCCGCGGCGCGGTCGAGCCAGCCATCGCTCGGGAAGGAGAGGTCGACCAGCGTGGTGACGCCGGACATCAGCAATTCCGACCAGGCGACATGGTTGAGATGCGGAATGCCCTCCGCATCGGCGCGGAACAGCCAGAGGAATTCATAGAGCGAGGAGTTGTAGAGCTTCGGCGTGCCGACCTCGTCGGTCATGCCCTTGTTGCCGGGCTCGCTCGACGGGTGGGAGTGGATATCGACCAGGCCCGGCATGACCATGAAGCCCTTGCCGTCGATCTCGCGCGCCACCTCGCCGGCGAAGCCCTCGCCGAGATGAAGGATGCCGCTTGCGTCGAAGACGACGTCGAGATTGCGCCGATAGACATGGTCGTCTGCGGCCGGGTCATAGGCGATGACGATGTCGGCGTTGCGGATGCGGGTGGTCATGGCTGGGTCTCGCTGCGATGGGAAGGCGGGGAGGGCGTCATGCCCGGGCTTGACCCGGGCATCTCGTGACGCGGAGGTTCGGGCGCCTCTCCCGGTTCGAGATTCTCGGGTCGAGCCCGAGAATGACGGCGGTTGCCCGTAAGTGGGCGCGCAGTGTCGCTCAGCCGTTCGCAGCCTTTTCCTGCGCGAGGAAGTGCTCGGCGATCTCCTTGCCCGTTGCAATCCAGACATCGCCATAGCCGCGGGCGCGCGCCAGGAAGTCGCGCATGATGCCGATCCGCATCGGCCGCCCCGAGACCTGCGGGTGCATCACCATGGAGACGAGCCCGCCCCATTCGCGCGTCTGGTCGAGCTCGTCGTTCCAGATCGAAAGCACGTGCTCCTTCGGGAACATCGGGCGCGGCGAGAAGCGCTGCGACAGGCCATAGAGCCAGTCGTCGAACGACATGTTGACCGGCAGCTCGACGGGCCCCTTCGAGCCGTCGCGAAGCTTGTGGCGGTAGGGGCGGATGTCGTCGCGGAAGGAGGAGGAATAGACGATGCCCTTGTCGCGGAGATAGCCGAGCAGCTCGTCGTAGTTCTCGCCCGAAGGCGCGCGGTAGCCGATCGGCGTCACCCCGAGGATGCGCTTGAAGATATCGAGCGTCTTGTCGATCTCCTCCTTGTCGGCGGTGAAGTCGTCGGGGTCCGGCCGCTTGTGCGAATAGCCGTGATGGCCGACCTCGTGACCGTCCTTGACGATGGCCTCGCACATCCCAGGATGCACCTCGACCACCCAGCCGGGGATAAAGAAGGTCGCCTTGATCTCGACCGAGCGGAGATGGTCGAGGATCTTCGGAATGCCAACCCGCTCCTCGTAGCCGCCGAAGGACAGCGTCACCAGCCGGTCGGTGTTCTTGGCGTCGTATTGCAACCAGGCGGTCTCGGCATCGACGTCGAAGGCCGGGAACACCGCGCACCGGTGTCCGGCCGGCCAGGGATAGTCCGGGGCCGGGTCGGCGGGGTTGGCGATGCGGTGGGGGAAGTCGGTGAGCATGGGCGTTCGTCTTTCGCTGGAAAGTGCCCGGCCTGCGGAGCCGGGCTCAACGGAGGCGGTCAGTTCTTGGCTTCGCTGTTGATCATGAGCTTGTCGACCTTGGCGTCGCCCAGCTCCCACTTCTTCAGCACGGCGGCATAGCTGCCGTCGGCGAGCATCTCGGTGAAGGCCTTGGCGACGGCGTCGCGCAGTTCGGTATCCTTCTTGGCGAAGGCCAGGCCCTGGTAGACGGTGGTGAACGGCGTCCCCAGGATGGCGTAAGTGCCGGGCTCCTGATTCATCAGATAGGGCAGGGTCTCGCTGCCA
Above is a genomic segment from Bosea sp. NBC_00550 containing:
- a CDS encoding polysaccharide deacetylase family protein; the encoded protein is MLTDFPHRIANPADPAPDYPWPAGHRCAVFPAFDVDAETAWLQYDAKNTDRLVTLSFGGYEERVGIPKILDHLRSVEIKATFFIPGWVVEVHPGMCEAIVKDGHEVGHHGYSHKRPDPDDFTADKEEIDKTLDIFKRILGVTPIGYRAPSGENYDELLGYLRDKGIVYSSSFRDDIRPYRHKLRDGSKGPVELPVNMSFDDWLYGLSQRFSPRPMFPKEHVLSIWNDELDQTREWGGLVSMVMHPQVSGRPMRIGIMRDFLARARGYGDVWIATGKEIAEHFLAQEKAANG
- a CDS encoding LysR family transcriptional regulator, whose protein sequence is MNLRQIELLRAVVRCETTVRAAHELGLSQPAVSNAIKHLESQVGFPLFERVNNRLFPTAEARMLYKDSDPIFSLHAAFEAKLQDIKENRAGHIRIIATPPLGYGVIPSALRNYLAKRPKVRVSFDVRRFENVVESVENGTAELGFVMGLDDDRGLDSETFFAGNMVCVMRPDHPLAAKAAITPEDLRAVPYIALEQGTRMGTIVRKAFAQADVPFKFSVEVRYCNTACVLAESGVGVAVVDPLSPVFCGHYELAIRPFVPASEVIASAVRSRKRPISRAAEAFLREVRLVAAETAAKLGQA
- a CDS encoding amidohydrolase family protein: MTTRIRNADIVIAYDPAADDHVYRRNLDVVFDASGILHLGEGFAGEVAREIDGKGFMVMPGLVDIHSHPSSEPGNKGMTDEVGTPKLYNSSLYEFLWLFRADAEGIPHLNHVAWSELLMSGVTTLVDLSFPSDGWLDRAAASGLRMVMAPMYRNGRWFTRNGYTVEYELDDAAGRKAMEEAFKVIDAALAHESGRLSGLACPAQIDTCTEELFRASIAAAAERKIPIQTHAGQSISEFHEMVRRSGLSPIQWLDSVGFLAPNASIAHAIFLDDHPWVRWPTCTDLARLAETGTSVAHCPTVFGRRGFTLRDLGRYLKAGVNIGIGTDSFPHNMLEELRHAGVYARITGESHAVVTTGQVFRAATLGGAKLLGRDDIGRLATGAQADLVMVDLTHPMMRPTRDPLKSLVNAAADRAVAHVFVQGKQIVADGKVVTMDYPAASEGLEAAQRRALAKASSLDWAGRSMDELAPPSLRWA